One window of the Salminus brasiliensis chromosome 1, fSalBra1.hap2, whole genome shotgun sequence genome contains the following:
- the rp1l1b gene encoding uncharacterized protein rp1l1b, whose amino-acid sequence MASHKRSFQCFDAIVDSCPHKPSFPVSHHFGAPQRSSHNSTRLEPVEDHVCYLCAEHQQAKLMTSEASGIQSTSWYQPQSQQNQYAHKRPSRPDGESVEDATHHHHHHHRHSKKIVLVKNSDPSVQKTIVLHRRTVRSLGVFLDDVSELMQCLIRKVYTLEGHKIDSIQSLLQCPSILVCVGREPFHPLLLDNFRKHSDNKLPKLILKSRSSACNEEQGFKNVNFGLETKKTIIHPRAYSSDKSARHAMSSEKSFPNVVPPFHAGPFSQKRESVMDDDIEKRVLVNKDGSLSMEMKVRFRLLNDETLHWSTEIKKSSSTLNESITGYNDAYHLQHANTESCSEAESISEAENTKFHQKHLEETHCQHCCTHCQEYDIWKNPILGEQGPVRHIRSSSSSASSHKIVCQKASVDSMCTMSSEEYTEHVVENATCFQQTVEGECDTTVEYCTISRCCSRSEVCSVSSKKAYTEEKCGKSENSHALDDNDNNKHESTSTIPIKNAQKDQVSVHITQVSVEENRTVSVESISSQVLASLKEDQDEEEIDGPPSHSRASLSNNQGDDEETRDAVSSPHSITPCKSPASPKQRLSPRPPSKSSGSSAKSRSRQLRSDASAKSKNSKLSELGPENPTIEDQGKIEGSSSAPSPTSNISARSKKSELSEIVIDESPDGDQTELSAKHQKSNTSTRSKTPKGSDQSLKAQEERSPSALSAKSNTSATSKKSELSDGQSEQVELQEEEVDGRTSMKTQSVMSPKSNVSSTSTKLKASALAVEQTTEFKDCNERSASAQSSGSIKSKKSQNSQVGAAQKECAKTNGSNRSQKSESARNNSAQPVPETVCEMASNDSETKSTKELKSSPTKDVRPSSKASSISRSKEKKPLSVTDRPKSNMSNASSYLEVKGQKSNSKSDLGNVQSKKPNNTRNTPTKKDEKDITSENCLSPGPSKSLNKSKKPVILLGGSDDSVLSQSVSEQLNENVKYLNTAGDVYERTNASDKTCSGPPDVIDYDRPVSDKTSEKSSKCRNRKGSSSSQQKADDEFSELVPSNLPNASPTEVVNEWLNKIPLDSALYDVGDEFHENCEELETMNRVSESTSNAGENETEGDVHVGVLEAQTEKEAQLVTEETDNSKEKDDDVKQKTHKDLADVRNNQSCPEKEDVPKSFHSSVQVMRVLLSPKLDRCNSLPEVSTVYGQKLSTSARGLLDCLVNLQLIDFDPNDVNGKAEKYKDLMNILQSLWLSDPSEKMTVTQKGKSKNQQSVDDELKAKSSSGVDVSSGSSGSGKSSVNDSTKAQKSQTNTDGEGLETLTKVQEVDETEGEEVLEVVDTISDPATPDIASRVQWTPEDEAEGAVEEILKDSNIPNSDDTIMSNDSPRDPLETPSSSNTGNDSSAKQNEAETEHQEDTSSGTPPSVQRAQLTKKPSQDPDPVWVLNLLNKLEKQFMTHYVNAMAEFKVRWNLDNNEQLDGMIRELRDEVHKRIQSSIDRELRKIQGRAGRPRPPKEALSRESTVQTEQRRRRLKVMVNQSMDPAAKSDDDYTGTGTDFSDQRSDDEYCPCDTCMKKKMASRPVLPVEVLNTAPVMMDFDLRKILQLKREAPTSNKESIIEETGNVEFTTETEDVAENVALEVLEEEEEEEDKLHIQPKEKSLEQVQNKTNSTNHKGIEKNTETEKQDNNQDTTECETARSEAEISIENKTDEQEHAGEVDTAYDETPEQGETAETENVEAAKADTIAEEEIAEGAPAHEETVEATVAEVAENKENVDDELAEGERSVEGETEGEEQPLETEPLKDVNEEDETISDTADDDNTDRDETVAELNPVEEELAKDGETTDDAITEDRGTMDEKLDDTKEDTETDNAKTVEQEDTTADGETSMADIAEDEERANESLENRDTAEDETTEDGQMLGAEIAEDREAADNGAADGLSNQEEVEIEETVGAEMSDDEEKAEAETEHGETADDHTADDQTKYVETDGADMEEDGESAEAEKGADEDRTEEDEEEANDGTAEDEEISVDGTAEDGETADGETAEDGETADGGTAEDGETADDGTAEDGETVDDGTAAEDETADYETAEDGETAGDGTAEDGETADETAENTEAADGTAEDEETADDGTAEDGQTDGDATAEDGETADDGTAEDGQTADDGTAEDGGVSVDGTAEDGETADDATGNDGGVSVDETAEDEETADEGTAEDGETADDATGEDGQTADDGTAEDGETADDGTAEDGQTANDGRAEDGGVSVDETAEDGETADEGTAEDGQTADDGIAEDGGVSVDGTAEDGETADDATGEDGGVSVDETAEDGETADDGTAEDGQTADDGTAEDGQTADDGTAEDGGVSVDGTAEDGQTADDGTAEDGETADDGTAEDGETADDGTAEDGQTADDGTADDGTVNHGETADESLEKEETAGDAEETVQRDMDESDTAEGEEEGREEAVVKGKDQTDSPLANSSIENTEGHDEVTELKADDEADDEDAPLKNEGDVVVRSIDDNASNEESKEENADDIKAEEKRNYLNEHFVNTGESAEGGDEAEDETEPDVETDDGEQEIPAVQPPVWSGREEDQSDEATMASFDAVVKTYTGSDGDGAEADVEDSETEVNNKYDDAENEDEESASKDRKQASPSPVEKNEAESHAKLSDIAEDIDEDEEHEETTAQDGTIKDTDCGEGSVKDVLTRQITKSSMESQPGSLEEVLDEETRSQKGLHHLTVKGNCMYPTITSEEDTQEKSDTESVDRHVATPKKSANKSSKMKGIK is encoded by the exons ATGGCCTCACATAAGCGCAGCTTCCAGTGCTTTGATGCCATTGTGGACAGCTGCCCTCACAAGCCCTCTTTTCCTGTCagtcatcattttggagcacCTCAAAGAAGCTCTCATAACTCAACACGCCTGGAGCCAGTGGAGGATCATGTATGCTACCTGTGTGCCGAACATCAGCAGGCCAAACTGATGACCTCTGAGGCCTCAGGGATTCAGTCTACTTCATGGTATCAGCCCCAAAGCCAGCAGAACCAGTATGCACACAAGAGGCCCTCAAGACCAGATGGAGAATCTGTTGAGGATGCaacacaccaccatcaccaccaccacaggcACTCCAAAAAGATTGTGCTTGTTAAGAATAGTGACCCATCCGTTCAGAAGACCATTGTGCTACACCGCAGGACAGTGCGGAGCCTTGGTGTGTTTTTGGATGATGTATCTGAACTCATGCAGTGTCTCATCAGGAAGGTGTACACACTGGAAGGCCACAAG attgACAGCATTCAGAGTCTCTTGCAGTGCCCCAGTATCTTGGTTTGTGTGGGCCGTGAACCATTTCACCCATTGTTGTTGGACAACTTCCGGAAACATTCTGACAATAAACTTCCAAAGCTTATCCTAAAGTCTCGCTCCAGTGCCTGTAATGAAGAACAAGGATTTAAAAATG taaATTTCGGACTTGAAACCAAGAAAACCATCATCCATCCAAGAGCATATTCAAGCGACAAATCAGCCAGGCACGCCATGTCATCGGAAAAGTCCTTTCCAAACGTTGTTCCACCATTTCATGCTGGTCCTTTTTctcaaaaaagagaaagtgtgaTGGACGATGACATTGAAAAGCGGGTTCTGGTCAATAAGGATGGTAGCTTGTCAATGGAGATGAAAGTGCGATTTCGACTGCTAAATGATGAGACATTGCACTGGTCCACAGAGATAAAAAAGTCTTCAAGCACATTGAATGAATCCATCACAGGGTACAATGATGCCTACCATCTTCAACATGCCAATACTGAGAGTTGCTCAGAGGCAGAGTCCATTTCTGAAGCTGAAAATACCAAATTTCACCAAAAGCATTTGGAGGAGACTCACTGTCAGCACTGCTGTACTCACTGCCAGGAGTATGACATTTGGAAAAATCCAATTCTTGGTGAACAAGGACCTGTAAGACACATCAGATCATCAAGTTCAAGTGCATCCTCACACAAAATAGTCTGCCAAAAGGCATCGGTTGACAGCATGTGCACTATGTCTAGTGAGGAATATACAGAGCATGTAGTAGAAAATGCAACTTGCTTTCAGCAGACCGTTGAGGGGGAGTGTGATACCACAGTTGAATATTGTACCATCAGTCGTTGCTGCAGTCGCAGTGAAGTATGTTCAGTGTCTTCAAAGAAGGCTTACACTGAagagaaatgtggaaaaagtgagaATAGTCATGCACTTGATGACAATGACAACAATAAACATGAAAGTACATCTACTATTCCTATTAAGAATGCTCAAAAAGACCAGGTGAGTGTCCACATTACCCAGGTCTCAGTGGAAGAAAACAGGACTGTATCTGTTGAAAGTATTTCCTCACAAGTCTTGGCATCCCTAAAAGAGGATCAGGATGAAGAAGAAATTGATGGCCCTCCAAGTCACTCAAGAGCATCCCTGAGTAACAACCAAGGGGACGATGAAGAAACTAGAGATGCTGTTTCAAGCCCACATTCCATCACACCCTGTAAGTCACCGGCATCTCCGAAACAACGCTTATCACCCAGGCCACCAAGTAAATCCTCGGGTTCCTCAGCAAAATCTAGATCAAGACAAT TAAGATCTGATGCTTCTGCAAAATCTAAAAACTCCAAATTATCAGAACTTGGGCCTGAGAATCCAACAATTGAGGATCAAGGGAAGATTGAGGGATCTTCAAGTGCACCGTCACCCACATCGAACATATCTGCAAGATCTAAGAAGTCTGAATTATCAGAAATTGTAATTGATGAATCCCCAGATGGAGATCAGACTGAATTGTCAGCAAAACACCAGAAATCAAATACCTCAACAAGATCTAAGACGCCTAAAGGTTCAGACCAGAGTTTAAAAGCACAAGAGGAGAGATCTCCAAGTGCACTGTCTGCTAAATCCAACACTTCAGCCACATCAAAGAAGTCAGAATTGTCTGATGGACAATCTGAACAAGTGGAATTacaagaagaagaagtggaTGGAAGAACTTCTATGAAAACACAAAGTGTGATGTCTCCTAAATccaatgtgtcctccacatcgACAAAGTTAAAGGCTTCAGCTTTGGCTGTTGAGCAGACTACTGAGTTTAAAGATTGTAATGAGAGGTCTGCTAGTGCTCAGTCAAGTGGATCTATCAAATCTAAGAAATCCCAAAATTCACAGGTGGGAGCTGCACAGAAGGAGTGCG CAAAGACAAATGGTTCAAACAGGTCCCAGAAGTCTGAAAGTGCTCGTAACAACTCTGCCCAGCCAGTGCCAGAGACTGTATGTGAGATGGCAAGCAATGATTCTGAAACAAAAAGCACTAAGGAACTTAAATCATCTCCAACCAAAGATGTACGGCCATCCAGTAAGGCCTCCAGTATCTCCCGGTCTAAAGAGAAAAAACCTTTGTCAGTGACTGACCGACCAAAAAGTAATATGTCCAATGCATCCTCTTATCTGGAAGTAAAAGGACAAAAGAGTAATTCCAAAAGTGACCTTGGAAATGTGCAGTCAAAAAAGCCCAATAATACAAGAAACACACCCACTAAAAAGGACGAAAAAGATATAACCTCCGAGAATTGTCTCAGTCCTGGCCCATCAAAATccctaaacaaatctaaaaaGCCTGTTATTCTCCTTGGTGGCTCTGATGATAGTGTATTGTCTCAGTCTGTTTCAGAAcaattaaatgaaaatgtaaagtaTTTGAATACTGCAGGAGATGTATATGAGAGGACAAACGCATCTGATAAGACTTGTAGCGGCCCTCCAGATGTCATTGATTATGATAGACCTGTCAGTGACAAAACAAGTGAAAAAAGCAGTAAATGCAGAAACAGGAAAGGGAGCAGCTCTTCACAACAGAAGGCAGATGATGAGTTTTCTGAGTTAGTTCCATCTAACTTACCAAATGCATCTCCAACTGAAGTAGTGAATGAATGGTTGAATAAAATTCCCCTGGACAGTGCTTTATATGACGTTGGTGATGAATTCCATGAAAACTGTGAAGAACTAGAAACAATGAACAGAGTAAGTGAGTCAACATCAAATGCAGGAGAGAATGAAACTGAAGGAGATGTCCATGTCGGTGTGCTTGAAGCACAAACTGAGAAGGAAGCACAACTGGTAACAGAAGAAACTGATAATAGCAAGGAAAAGGATGATGATGTTAAACAAAAGACTCACAAAGACCTTGCTGATGTTAGAAACAACCAATCTTGTCCTGAAAAAGAGGATGTCCCAAAAAGTTTTCATTCTTCAGTCCAGGTTATGAGAGTTTTGCTGAGCCCTAAACTTGATAGGTGCAACAGTTTACCAGAGGTATCTactgtatatggacaaaaactCAGCACCTCAGCAAGAGGACTCTTAGATTGCCTCGTAAATCTTCAGCTGATTGATTTTGATCCCAATGATGTAAACGGCAAAGCTGAAAAATAcaaggacctcatgaacatacttcaatCCCTATGGCTTAGTGACCCTTCTGAGAAGATGACTGTCACACAGAAAGGCAAATCCAAAAATCAGCAATCAGTGGATGATGAACTAAAGGCCAAATCATCCTCAGGGGTCGATGTAAGCAGTGGCTCATCTGGCTCTGGAAAGAGCAGTGTTAACGATAGCACCAAGGCTCAGAAATCCCAAACCAATACAGACGGTGAGGGCCTTGAAACACTGACAAAAgtacaagaggttgatgaaacAGAAGGAGAGGAGGTTTTAGAAGTGGTAGACACAATATCTGATCCAGCGACACCAGATATTGCAAGTCGAGTCCAGTGGACTCCTGAGGATGAGGCAGAGGGTGCTGTTGAAGAAATATTAAAAGATAGCAACATTCCAAACTCAGATGATACAATTATGAGTAATGATAGCCCAAGAGATCCACTCGAAACTCCCTCCTCATCCAACACTGGAAATGATAGTAGTGCTAAACAAAATGAAGCTGAAACTGAACATCAAGAAGACACAAGTTCAGGAACCCCTCCATCTGTTCAGAGGGCTCAATTAACAAAAAAGCCTTCACAAGATCCTGACCCTGTTTGGGTGTTAAATCTGCTAAATAAACTTGAGAAACAGTTTATGACACATTATGTCAATGCAATGGCCGAATTTAAAGTACGCTGGAACTTAGATAACAATGAGCAGCTTGATGGCATGATACGTGAATTAAGGGATGAAGTCCATAAGAGGATACAATCAAGCATAGACAGAGAACTCAGGAAAATTCAGGGCCGTGCAGGAAGACCTAGACCACCGAAAGAAGCATTGTCCCGCGAGTCAACTGTTCAAACGGAGCAAAGGCGCAGACGTCTGAAAGTAATGGTCAATCAGTCTATGGATCCAGCAGCAAAAAGTGATGATGATTACACAGGTACAGGAACAGATTTTAGTGATCAGCGCAGTGATGATGAATACTGCCCATGTGACACATgcatgaaaaagaaaatggcATCAAGGCCTGTGTTACCTGTGGAGGTCTTAAATACTGCTCCAGTTATGATGGACTTTGACTTGAGAAAAATTCTCCAGCTTAAAAGAGAAGCTCCCACAAGTAACAAAGAGAGTATCATAGAGGAGACTGGGAATGTGGAGTTTACCACAGAGACTGAAGATGTGGCTGAAAATGTTGCGCTTGAGGttttggaggaagaggaggaggaggaagataaACTGCATATTCAGCCTAAAGAAAAATCCTTAGAACAAGTCCAAAATAAGACCAATTCAACAAACCACAAAGGGATTGAAAAGAacactgaaactgaaaaacaagaCAACAATCAGGACACAACTGAATGTGAAACGGCTAGATCTGAGGCTGAAATTTCCATTGAAAATAAGACTGATGAGCAAGAACATGCGGGAGAAGTGGATACTGCTTATGATGAAACACCTGAGCAGGGTGAGACAGCTGAAACAGAAAATGTGGAGGCAGCCAAGGCTGATACAATAGCAGAAGAGGAAATCGCTGAGGGGGCACCAGCACATGAGGAAACAGTGGAGGCCACTGTGGCTGAAGTGGCAGAGAATAAGGAAAATGTTGATGATGAATTAGCAGAGGGAGAAAGGTCTGTGGAAGGtgaaacagagggagaagagCAACCTCTAGAAACTGAACCTCTGAAAGATGTAAATGAAGAAGATGAAACGATTAGTGATACTGCAGATGATGACAATACAGACAGAGATGAGACTGTAGCAGAGCTCAATCCAGTGGAGGAGGAACTTGCAAAGGATGGAGAGACCACTGATGATGCCATTACAGAAGACAGAGGAACAATGGATGAAAAGCTTGATGACACAAAGGAAGACACTGAAACAGATAATGCTAAAACAGTGGAACAGGAAGATACAACAGCAGATGGAGAGACATCTATGGCTGATATAGCAGAAGATGAAGAGAGGGCTAATGAAAGTTTAGAAAATAGAGACACAGCTGAGGATGAAacaactgaagatggacagatgtTAGGAGCTGAAATTGCAGAAGATAGAGAGGCAGCTGACAATGGAGCGGCAGATGGATTATCAAATCAAGAAGAAGTTGAAATTGAAGAAACAGTTGGAGCTGAAATGTCAGATGATGAAGAGAAAGCAGAAGCTGAAACAGAACATGGAGAAACAGCTGATGATCACACAGCTGATGATCAAACAAAATATGTAGAAACAGATGGAGCCGACATGGAAGAGGATGGAGAGAGTGCTGAAGCCGAAAAAGGAGCAGATGAAGACAGaacagaagaagatgaagaggaagCTAATGATGGAACAgcagaagatgaagaaataTCTGTTGATGGAACAGCAGAAGATGGAGAGACAGCTGATGGTGAAACAGCAGAAGATGGAGagacagctgatggtggaacagcagaagatggagagacagctgatgatggaacagcagaagatggagagacagtGGACGATGGAACAGCAGCAGAGGATGAGACAGCTGATTATGAAACAGCAGAAGATGGAGAGACAGCTGGTGATGGAACAGCAGAAGATGGAGAGACGGCTgatgaaacagcagaaaatacaGAGGCAGCTGATGGAACAGCAGAAGATGAAGAGACAGCTGATGATGGAACAGCAGAAGATGGGCAGACAGATGGTGATGCAACAGCAGAAGATGGAGAGACAGCTGATGATGGAACAGCAGAGGATGGGCAGACAGCTGATGATGGAACAGCAGAAGACGGAGGAGTATCTGTTGATGGAACAGCAGAAGATGGAGAGACCGCTGATGATGCAACAGGAAATGATGGAGGAGTATCTGTTGATGAAACAGCAGAAGATGAAGAGACAGCTGATGAAGGAACAGCAGAAGATGGAGAGACAGCTGATGATGCAACAGGAGAAGATGGGCAGACAGCTGATGATGGAACAGCAGAAGATGGAGAGACAGCTGATGATGGAACAGCAGAAGATGGGCAGACAGCTAATGATGGAAGAGCAGAAGATGGAGGAGTATCTGTTGATGAAACCGCAGAAGATGGAGAGACAGCTGATGAAGGAACAGCAGAAGATGGGCAGACAGCTGATGATGGAATAGCAGAAGATGGAGGAGTATCTGTTGATGGAACAGCAGAAGATGGAGAGACAGCTGATGATGCAACAGGAGAAGATGGAGGAGTATCTGTTGATGAAACAGCAGAAGATGGAGAGACAGCTGATGATGGAACTGCAGAAGATGGGCAGACAGCTGATGATGGAACAGCAGAAGATGGGCAGACAGCTGATGATGGAACAGCAGAAGATGGAGGAGTATCTGTTGATGGAACAGCAGAAGATGGGCAGACAGCTGATGATGGAACAGCAGAAGATGGAGAGACAGCTGATGATGGAACAGCAGAAGATGGAGAGACAGCTGATGATGGAACAGCAGAAGATGGGCAGACAGCTGATGATGGAACAGCAGACGATGGAACAGTCAATCATGGAGAGACAGCTGATGAAAGTTTAGAAAAAGAAGAGACAGCTGGTGACGCTGAGGAAACTGTTCAAAGAGACATGGATGAAAGTGACACTGCTGAAGGTGAGGAAGAAGGAAGAGAAGAAGCTGTTGTAAAAGGTAAGGATCAAACTGATAGCCCTTTGGCTAATTCCAGTATTGAAAATACTGAGGGTCATGATGAAGTAACTGAATTAAAAGCAGATGATGAGGCTGATGATGAAGATGCACCACTTAAGAATGAGGGTGATGTTGTTGTACGCAGCATTGATGACAACGCAAGTAACGAAGAAAGCAAAGAAGAGAATGCAGATGACATAAAAGCAGAAGAAAAGaggaattatttaaatgaacattttgtAAATACTGGCGAATCAGCTGAAGGGGGAGATGAAGCTGAGGACGAAACTGAGCCAGATGTGGAAACAGATGATGGCGAGCAAGAGATTCCTGCTGTGCAACCTCCAGTGTGGTCAGGACGGGAAGAGGATCAAAGTGATGAAGCAACAATGGCATCATTCGATGCTGTAGTGAAAACATACACAGGCTCTGATGGAGACGGAGCAGAAGCTGATGTTGAAGATTCTGAAACAGAAGTGAACAATAAGTATGATGACGCTGAAAATGAGGATGAAGAGTCTGCCTCTAAAGACAGAAAACAAGCATCACCCAGCCCTGTGGAAAAGAATGAGGCTGAAAGTCATGCAAAACTATCAGATATTGCAGAGGACattgatgaagatgaggagcatGAGGAAACAACAGCACAAGATGGAACAATTAAAGATACCGACTGTGGGGAAGGATCAGTTAAAGATGTCCTGACAAGACAAATAACAAAGTCCTCCATGGAGTCTCAGCCAGGTTCTCTGGAAGAGGTTCTGGATGAGGAGACAAGAAGTCAGAAAGGTTTACATCACCTTACTGTCAAAGGCAACTGCATGTATCCCACTATAACCTCAGAGGAAGACACACAAGAAAAAAGTGACACAGAGTCTGTAGACAGACATGTTGCCACCCCTAAGAAAAGTGCTAATAAGTCTAGCAAAATGAAAGGCATCAAATGA